A stretch of the Rhodohalobacter mucosus genome encodes the following:
- a CDS encoding HNH endonuclease yields MKDFTREIEPILNLNSDRSHAWDDRTRGRAPHKPFLLLSILDGIDQGWITDNRIELSRELIDTFFLYWNATMGTDKVTTIALPFFHMKSEPFWELKYREGEKEYTYSPSLGSLQSRVEYAILKPDLYRLMDMMWERNALRQLLAGHYFDDDTAGHVLKVASLNFEARQYAVLTANMAADPFIADHSKNVERKRKVQFKQVRETGFSITVRKNYENACAFCRSRVETPGGQTLVEGAHIIPWSESNNDDPRNGLSLCRSHHWMFDNMMITVRDDYTIRISSWLEKNRNRVEETLKLKNCKILLPVQEMFFPHRVALLHHNERFEVFHKKN; encoded by the coding sequence ATGAAAGATTTTACAAGAGAAATAGAACCCATTTTAAATCTCAATTCGGACCGATCACATGCCTGGGACGATCGTACACGAGGGAGGGCACCACACAAACCGTTTCTACTATTAAGTATACTCGATGGCATTGATCAGGGATGGATAACTGACAACAGAATTGAATTAAGCCGAGAACTTATAGATACTTTCTTTCTATACTGGAACGCAACAATGGGAACGGATAAGGTTACAACGATTGCCCTTCCGTTCTTTCATATGAAAAGTGAGCCGTTTTGGGAGCTGAAATACCGGGAAGGCGAAAAAGAGTACACGTACTCGCCATCTTTAGGCAGCCTGCAGTCGAGAGTTGAGTATGCAATACTCAAACCTGACCTGTACCGGCTAATGGATATGATGTGGGAGCGGAATGCATTGCGCCAGCTTTTAGCCGGACACTATTTTGATGATGATACAGCCGGACATGTGCTTAAAGTCGCTTCACTAAATTTTGAGGCGAGGCAATACGCCGTTTTGACAGCAAACATGGCAGCCGATCCGTTTATTGCGGATCACAGTAAAAATGTTGAAAGGAAACGTAAGGTGCAGTTTAAGCAGGTCCGTGAAACTGGGTTTTCGATTACAGTCAGAAAGAATTATGAGAATGCATGCGCGTTTTGCCGTTCGCGCGTAGAAACACCTGGCGGTCAAACCCTTGTAGAGGGTGCCCATATCATACCTTGGAGTGAGAGCAACAACGATGACCCCCGGAACGGACTTTCGCTTTGTAGGTCGCATCACTGGATGTTCGATAATATGATGATTACCGTACGGGATGATTACACGATACGAATTTCATCATGGCTCGAGAAAAACCGCAATAGAGTGGAAGAGACTCTAAAACTGAAAAACTGTAAAATTCTGCTTCCTGTTCAGGAAATGTTCTTCCCACACAGAGTAGCACTTCTGCATCATAATGAGCGGTTCGAAGTCTTTCACAAAAAAAATTAA
- a CDS encoding ribonuclease E inhibitor RraB — translation MASRLKHNGYRIECCEHCDDSGDYLCIAEKHLITTDAAVDKLCADMQLLAEHLGVIFDGWETRIDPG, via the coding sequence ATGGCATCACGGCTCAAGCACAACGGGTACCGGATTGAGTGCTGTGAGCATTGCGATGATTCAGGCGACTACCTCTGTATCGCGGAAAAACATCTCATCACAACCGATGCAGCTGTCGACAAACTCTGCGCCGATATGCAGCTCCTTGCAGAACACCTCGGCGTCATCTTCGACGGCTGGGAGACCCGGATCGACCCGGGGTGA